The genomic DNA GGGCAAGAACTTCCTTCGGGAAACTTTTCTGCTAGAACACCCTTCGGGAGCCGATTTTAGACTCTTTCTCTGTTCGCTCGGTTCTAGGACATGTACTCGGTCCTTCATCTTTTTTACTTTTCCTTTTGGCTTAATCCAAGTACATGAACTAATGTCTCTCTGTTTCCAAATACAGGGACATGTTACGAGCGAATCGCCCACCAGAGACTTGGGACCCAAGTTCAAACAGTTTGGTTGGGACATCTTCTATTCGTTCGGAGAGGACGAGACGGGAACTCTTCGGTTCCGCGGCGAACTACCCGGCGGTGAACAACCGATCGGAGTTTTTGAAGGAGAGGGTAATTCAAATGTACTTTGACTTCTTCGTTCCCCGGGGCTTCTTCTGGCTTTATGCCCCCAAGGAGAATGAACGGATCTACAACACTCCAGGAGTGTTGGAGGGGTACGACGACTATGCCGTTGGAGTTTCGGAAGCGGCGTTCAAGTGCGGCTTCAGAGTGCCGACGCTGAAGATTATGAAGCATCTGTTCAGTCAGATGGGGATCACCATAGGGCAGATGGACCCCAACAGGTTCATCCATATTAATTGCTTCTAGAATAGATGCCTTCACGCCGGAATTACCCCCAGCACGCGGCTATTCTGGTATCATTATGACTTCCAGAAGAATCCGAAGAGCCCAGGTTTCTACACCATCGTTCGTCGGGCTGGCCGGGCGGATTGGACGGCCACTAACTCCAGCAACACGACTACCCACACTCATTGGTGCTTCGTGAGTGGGCCGAGGCTGGCCGCAATGTCTTTCTGGCGTGATATGAATGTTTTGTTGCTCCGCATGCCGAGTTTAACAGAGGAGGAGAAGGAGAATTATGTGGCTCTGGTTGATGTCCGTGTAAGCAAGCTGGGTCCTGAAGAATTTCAGGACAGAGACTGGCTGCTTAGTTTGTGGGGTGGGGGTAACAAACTTCACCTTCGTCTATTTCCTTGTAGCTTTGCTTTTATTATTTGTGTAGTTGTTTTCCTTTGTTCGTACACTAACACCTTCATTATATCTTCATTATTCACTTGCTTCTGTACATAATGGGACTGACTTACACTTATGTTTCAGTGTCTTCAAGGGAGGTTTTGATTGAGAGGAAGAAGGCCAGGGCGGCCGAGAAGAGAGTCGCGCAGGAGGCGGAGAAGAAGAAGGTTGCTGAAGAGAGAGCTACGTCGAATCCTTCTGAGGAGACGGAGGAGAGGCCCCAGGCTGAGAGGGTCTCGCCACTTCGCCAAGTCCCGCTTGCTTCGGAAGGCGGCGAAGGGGATGACTTGGAGTTCATAGGAGAAGGGAACCCTTCCAAGAGGACCCGGAGCTAAAAGGGGGTCGCTCAGTCTTATCTCCCTGGATGGGGTATGCTGACGTCCGACCACACCGTCTACCCGGTGAGGCAGTCTACGAAGGAAGTGGCCTCGGACTTATGCCACGGCCTTCAGCTCCCTGCCAATCTTCCGATCTTTGCTTCGGCTTCTCCGACCGAGGCTTGTACTGAGCTTCTGTCCTTCTTGTCCCTGGTACGTATTTAAATTTGTTCACTTTCATCCATCTGTCGGTTTCTCTTATTCGACTAACATTTCTGCCTTGTGTATTTTTGCAGGCTGCTTCTTGGGCTGCGGCCGTGGAGGACAAGGTTAGGGACATAGAGACTTGGATGGCCGAGGTAAAGGAGTTGGAGAAGAGGGCCATGGCGGCCGAGTAGGAACTTGAAAGGGTGAAAACCCAGAATGAGGTGTTGGATGGTCAGGCCATCATGCTAAATGGTGACAGGACCAGGCTGGAGGAGGCCCTCGAGAGGGTGAATAGGAGAATCGCCCACCGAAACGTCCAGCTGAAGAATTCCCGCAAGGAGCTTCAGAAGAAGAAGAAACATCTGGACCTGACGGAGGAGCGCTGCTTCCAGTTCGGCGCTGATTATGTCTTGGAGAAGGCTCACGGCCTTAACTGTGATTATAAGCAGCTATTGGACGATAGCCTGGAGGATCCTATCGGCCGGCCAGTAGTCGAAGCCCCTCCTATCTCCTCCGGCGAAGACGAAGAGCTCTCGGATGAAGACCCTCAGGCCTAAGCTTTCATCCTCGATGTGCTTGACATGACTGAAGATGATCTTGTTGCAAAGTCTGTTGTTGGTGTTTCCATGGTCATACCCAACTCTTGCAGCTGCTTCACTCGTTCATCTTTTCTACTTGTAAATTTGTTTTTTATAATTGGTACTCCTGCCTTCGAGCTTTGTAATTTAACTAGCCTTCGGGCTTATATATTTTAATGCATCTTTCATCTTTTGTCAGCATTGTTTTTACTATATTTTACTGCATCTTCGgctttatttttttattttttttgccTTGACAATTTTAACAGTTTTAATCGCATCTTcgactttttttattttttgccATAGCAATTTTCATAGTTTTAATCGCATCTTCGACTTTATCTTTCTCCTTGGAAATTTTTAGAAATTAGCAATTTTTAACAGTTTTAATCGCATCTTCGGCTTTATCTTTCGCCTTAAAAATTTTTAATCACATCTTCGGCTTTATCATTCGCCTTAGCAATTTTTAGCAATTAGCAATTTTAACAGTTTTAATCGCATCTTCGGCTTTATCTTTTACCTTAGCAATTTTTAGCAATTAGCAAGTTTAACTTATGACCTTGCTACTTCTTTCGGCCCCAAGTGTCAAAGGCCGAAGGGAACTTCGGGCTGTTGGCACTACGAAGGGCTTTTGTTGGGCGAAGGAACAGGGATGATGATCGTCTTTTGATTTCCCCTTGACCTCGTTCCTTCAGTCAATATTGGTACTTGTGAAAAGTAGTTGTTATTAAGCCAAAAATAGGATGGGTTGGTCTTCTTTGGGATCGCCCCTAGACCAGGCCTTCATCGCTCTGTATATGTAGCGAATACATGCATGATCGAGGCCGAGGGACATGTCTTCTTTAGAATCGCCCCTAGACAGGGTTTCCTGCGGTCTTCTTTATTATCGTCATTTTGAACCATACGGGAAGGACGAAGGAGAAGGTCTTATCTCGGGATTGCCCCTAATGATTCTTCATTCGTCCTTGCCACTtgaatataaaaaattaaataataatggTGGAGCGAAGGATGTTTGATTTTCGTAGGATTGCCCctatatttttattcattcatCCTTTGTTCATAAACAAAACAAATGTGTTGGCCGAAGGGTTTATCTTCTTCTGGATCGCCCCTAGATAATACTTATTTGGCCACTCAGTTTGTATTTAATAAAAAGAAATGTGACAAAAAGTGCATTCTTATTCATCATTAAACTTCCTTACACTTTTCATATAAAATTCAAAGTACAAATTGACTCAAGGAAATTTCTTACTGATAGAACTTTCGAAGGAGACTAGCGTGCCAAGTGTTTTTGATTGCTTCGCCTGTTAGCGTTTCAAGTTTGTATGTTCCTGGGCGAACGACTTCAATCACCTTGTATGGCCCTTATCAGTTCGGCTGAAGCTTCCCTTGTCTTGCTGGCATAGAAGCGGCTAGCTCCCTTAGGACTAGGTCTTCCACTCCGAACGACCTCTTCTTAATGCTGGAGTCATAGTGTTGGGCTGCCTGTAGCAAATATTTCATGTTTCTTTGGTGGGCAGCCTCTCTTTCTTCTTCCAACAATTTCACGTTCGCCCTTAGCCCAAAGCTGTTAGTTTCCACATTGTAGACCTCAGTTCGGTATGATTTCAGTCCTACTTCGACCGGAACTAGGGCTTCGGTCCCATAGGCCATCCTGAAAGGAGTTTCTCCCGTTGAAGACCTAGGGGTCATTCGGTAAGCCCACAAGATCCAAGGGAGTTCTTCTGACCACCTGCCTTTAGCTTCGCCCACCATCTTCTTTATCCCTTGAAAGATTATTTTATTTACTGCTTTGATTGCCCCATTCCCTTACGGGTGGGCGACAGAGCTGAATCTTTGTTCGATTCTGAAGTGGTGCAGAAACCTTCGGAACTTGTTTCCAATAAATTGAGTCCCATTATCAGATATGCAAATCTTCAGAATTCCGAATCGGAGAATAATCTGCTCTAGGAAGAATTTCTTTGCAGATTCTTTAGTTATAGCTCACAATGGTCGGGCTTCGACCCACTTGGTCATGTAGTCGATGATGATTATGCAGTATTTTGCTTATTTCGTTCTAGTGGGGAGAATTCCAACTATGTCCACGGCCCACATGGTGAACGGAATAGGGCTGAGAACTGAAGTCATTTCTTCAGGGGATTGCTTTGGAACAGTGGCGAACAACTGGCATTGGACAtatgttggtgagactgcgtagctatatgaacagttacgtgataactcaacacgataacaacactagaacatgacaggttaatattactacgtctacacaagaaatcaggaagaatgaagacaaggcaaatacaaagaatcagaataTTATAAGAAGGCCTGAAGcctgtttacaggtcactgaaagaagttcaatAATATGATCATGTCTCAGTGAAGAaaaaaggttaaagactttcagggtttcagaaatgttgaagattcagtatacaagtgttaccggaagatttcagtgtatgGGCATTGATTGAAtatagacagtgttcgaagcataggaatctgaagaattgaagacagggtatagacagaggttaagaagacgttgtctaaagtaccggaaaggattctagtgaaagtacagttgtttattgacagtcagtgtctgaagcgataaagttgaggcaagcttaacaatgtaatcaaggctataatacgaagacctgaatcggggtaGTCGTCTGTGAaacagaccagttgcactaggcgtcaacagctcgtgaaaggaatctgggtattatttataaaaggattgttaagttgaggaacgtacttggattgaacatttatctgttaaagtacgagaagaggtgcgcagggtatacagctaaacagctcaggggattggcgaagctcaaagtttaattgttaaattaaataaatttatttaatggactttaatataatttatttaataaacttaaaatgatttatcttataaactttaaataagtttattttataaatctaaattaatttatttatataagttatatttaagtttattttataaattaatttagttacaatttaaacttataaaaaaaaggaaaaagaaaaaagaaaaaaaaaaggaaaagggaaagggaaaaggaaaaagaaaaggaaaacaaaacaaaacaaaaaggaaataaaagaaaagaaaaataaaagaaaaagaaaaagaaaaaagaaaaataaaagaattaaccaaaaaaaaacGTGTACAAAACTTTTGTTGTTAAGTACATGTACATGTACTAGTTACATGTAGTAAAACAGGGTCGCCACACACAACCAGGTCGCCACAGGCTACACCACCTCCCTGGTCGCCATAGGCAGGTTGTGTAGTTTTGTTTTATTAACTCGATCGCCACAAAGAAATGTATATGTCGCCACAGAATCCTCAGCCACACATTATTGGATAtaaaagtctacactttgcagcagaagaaaAGAGCCATTCATTTTTTTGGGGATCaatttctgttcatcttctctcccaaaagagaagtgaaaatggcagcattgatttacagagaagctcaagctttttgtttatccgtttaacttctc from Apium graveolens cultivar Ventura chromosome 5, ASM990537v1, whole genome shotgun sequence includes the following:
- the LOC141660319 gene encoding uncharacterized protein LOC141660319; translation: MVGEAKGRWSEELPWILWAYRMTPRSSTGETPFRMAYGTEALVPVEVGLKSYRTEVYNVETNSFGLRANVKLLEEEREAAHQRNMKYLLQAAQHYDSSIKKRSFGVEDLVLRELAASMPARQGKLQPN